The following proteins are co-located in the Gorilla gorilla gorilla isolate KB3781 chromosome 7, NHGRI_mGorGor1-v2.1_pri, whole genome shotgun sequence genome:
- the BMP1 gene encoding bone morphogenetic protein 1 isoform X1: protein MPGVARLPLLLGLLLLPRPGRPLDLADYTYDLAEEDDSEPLNYKDPCKAAAFLGDIALDEEDLRVFQVQQAADLRQHTARKSSIKAAVPGNISTPSCQSTNGQPQRGACGRRRGRSRSRRAATSRPERVWPDGVIPFVIGGNFTGSQRAVFRQAMRHWEKHTCVTFLERTDEDSYIVFTYRPCGCCSYVGRRGGGPQAISIGKNCDKFGIVVHELGHVVGFWHEHTRPDRDRHVSIVRENIQPGQEYNFLKMEPQEVESLGETYDFDSIMHYARNTFSRGIFLDTIVPKYEVNGVKPPIGQRTRLSKGDIAQARKLYKCPACGETLQDSTGNFSSPEYPNGYSAHMHCVWRISVTPGEKIILNFTSLDLYRSRLCWYDYVEVRDGFWRKAPLRGRFCGSKLPEPIVSTDSRLWVEFRSSSNWVGKGFFAVYEAICGGDVKKDYGHIQSPNYPDDYRPSKVCIWRIQVSEGFHVGLTFQSFEIERHDSCAYDYLEVRDGHSESSTLIGRYCGYEKPDDIKSTSSRLWLKFVSDGSINKAGFAVNFFKEVDECSRPNRGGCEQRCLNTLGSYKCSCDPGYELAPDKRRCEAACGGFLTKLNGSITSPGWPKEYPPNKNCIWQLVAPTQYRISLQFDFFETEGNDVCKYDFVEVRSGLTADSKLHGKFCGSEKPEVITSQYNNMRVEFKSDNTVSKKGFKAHFFSDKDECSKDNGGCQQDCINTFGSYECQCRSGFVLHDNKHDCKEAGCDHKVTSTSGTITSPNWPDKYPSKKECTWAISSTPGHRVKLTFMEMDIESQPECAYDHLEVFDGRDAKAPVLGRFCGSKKPEPVLATGSRMFLRFYSDNSVQRKGFQASHATECGGQVRADVKTKDLYSHAQFGDNNYPGGVDCEWVIVAEEGYGVELVFQTFEVEEETDCGYDYMELFDGYDSTAPRLGRYCGSGPPEEVYSAGDSVLVKFHSDDTITKKGFHLRYTSTKFQDTLHSRK from the exons CTGCCTTTCTTGGGGACATTGCCCTGGACGAAGAGGACCTGAGGGTCTTCCAGGTACAGCAGGCTGCGGATCTCAGACAGCACACAGCTCGTAAGTCCTCCATCAAAGCTGCAG TTCCAGGAAACATTTCTACCCCCAGCTGCCAGAGCACCAACGGGCAGCCTCAGAGGGGAGCCTGTGGGAGACGGAGAGGTAGATCCCGTAGCCGGCGGGCGGCGACGTCCCGACCAGAGCGTGTGTGGCCCGATGGGGTCATCCCCTTTGTCATTGGGGGAAACTTCACTG GTAGCCAGAGGGCAGTCTTCCGGCAGGCCATGAGGCACTGGGAGAAGCACACCTGTGTTACCTTCCTGGAGCGCACCGACGAGGACAGCTATATTGTGTTCACCTATCGACCTTGCGG GTGCTGCTCCTACGTGGGTCGCCGCGGCGGGGGCCCCCAGGCCATCTCCATCGGCAAGAACTGTGACAAGTTCGGCATTGTGGTCCACGAGCTGGGCCACGTCGTCGGCTTCTGGCACGAACACACTCGGCCAGACCGGGACCGCCACGTTTCCATCGTTCGTGAGAACATCCAGCCAG GGCAGGAGTATAACTTCCTGAAGATGGAGCCTCAGGAGGTGGAGTCCCTGGGGGAGACCTATGACTTCGACAGCATCATGCATTACGCTCGGAACACATTCTCCAG GGGCATCTTCCTGGATACCATTGTCCCCAAGTATGAGGTGAACGGGGTGAAACCTCCCATTGGCCAAAGGACACGGCTCAGCAAGGGGGACATTGCCCAAGCCCGCAAGCTTTACAAGTGCCCAG CCTGTGGAGAGACCCTGCAAGACAGCACAGGCAACTTCTCCTCCCCTGAATACCCCAATGGCTACTCTGCTCACATGCACTGTGTGTGGCGCATCTCTGTCACACCCGGGGAGAAG ATCATCCTGAACTTCACGTCCCTGGACCTGTACCGCAGCCGCCTGTGCTGGTACGACTATGTGGAGGTCCGAGATGGCTTCTGGAGGAAGGCGCCCCTCCGAG GCCGCTTCTGCGGGTCCAAACTCCCTGAGCCTATCGTCTCCACTGACAGCCGCCTCTGGGTTGAATTCCGCAGCAGCAGCAATTGGGTTGGAAAGGGCTTCTTTGCAGTCTACGAAG CCATCTGCGGGGGTGATGTGAAAAAGGACTATGGCCACATTCAATCGCCCAACTACCCAGACGATTACCGGCCCAGCAAAGTCTGCATCTGGCGGATCCAGGTGTCTGAGGGCTTCCACGTGGGCCTCACATTCCAGTCCTTTGAG ATTGAGCGCCACGACAGCTGTGCCTACGACTATCTGGAGGTGCGCGACGGGCACAGTGAGAGCAGCACCCTCATCGGGCGCTACTGTGGCTATGAGAAGCCTGATGACATCAAGAGCACGTCCAGCCGCCTCTGGCTCAAGTTCGTCTCTGACGGGTCCATTAACAAAGCGGGCTTTGCCGTCAACTTTTTCAAAG AGGTGGACGAGTGCTCTCGGCCCAACCGCGGGGGCTGTGAGCAGCGGTGCCTCAACACCCTGGGCAGCTACAAGTGCAGCTGTGACCCCGGATACGAGCTGGCCCCAGACAAGCGCCGCTGTGAGG CTGCCTGTGGCGGATTCCTCACCAAACTCAACGGCTCCATCACCAGCCCAGGCTGGCCCAAGGAGTACCCCCCGAACAAGAACTGCATCTGGCAGCTGGTGGCCCCCACCCAGTACCGCATCTCCCTGCAGTTTGACTTCTTTGAGACAGAGGGCAATGAT GTGTGCAAGTACGACTTCGTGGAGGTGCGCAGTGGACTCACAGCCGACTCCAAGCTGCATGGCAAGTTCTGTGGTTCTGAGAAGCCCGAGGTCATCACCTCCCAGTACAACAACATGCGCGTGGAGTTCAAGTCCGACAACACCGTGTCCAAAAAGGGCTTCAAGGCCCACTTCTTCTCAG ACAAGGACGAGTGCTCCAAGGATAACGGCGGCTGCCAGCAGGACTGCATCAACACATTCGGCAGTTATGAGTGCCAGTGCCGCAGTGGCTTCGTCCTCCATGACAACAAGCACGACTGCAAAGAAG CCGGCTGTGACCACAAGGTGACATCCACCAGTGGTACCATCACCAGCCCCAACTGGCCTGACAAGTATCCCAGCAAGAAGGAGTGCACGTGGGCCATCTCCAGCACCCCCGGGCACCGGGTCAAGCTG ACCTTCATGGAGATGGACATCGAGTCCCAGCCTGAGTGTGCCTACGACCACCTAGAGGTGTTCGACGGGCGAGACGCCAAGGCCCCCGTCCTCGGCCGCTTCTGTGGGAGCAAGAAGCCCGAGCCCGTCCTGGCCACAGGCAGCCGCATGTTCCTGCGCTTCTACTCAGATAACTCGGTCCAGCGAAAGGGCTTCCAGGCCTCCCACGCCACAG AGTGTGGGGGCCAGGTACGGGCAGATGTGAAGACCAAGGACCTTTACTCCCACGCCCAGTTTGGCGACAACAACTACCCTGGGGGTGTGGACTGTGAGTGGGTCATTGTGGCCGAGGAAGGCTACGGCGTGGAGCTCGTGTTCCAGACCTTTGAGGTGGAGGAGGAGACCGACTGCGGCTATGACTACATGGAGCTCTTCGACGGCTACGACAGCACAGCCCCCAGGCTGGGGCGCTACTGTGGCTCAGGG CCTCCTGAGGAGGTGTACTCGGCGGGAGATTCTGTCCTGGTGAAGTTCCACTCGGATGACACCATCACCAAAAAAGGTTTCCACCTGCGATACACCAGCACCAAGTTCCAGGACACACTCCACAGCAGGAAGTGA
- the BMP1 gene encoding bone morphogenetic protein 1 isoform X2: MPGVARLPLLLGLLLLPRPGRPLDLADYTYDLAEEDDSEPLNYKDPCKAAAFLGDIALDEEDLRVFQVQQAADLRQHTARKSSIKAAVPGNISTPSCQSTNGQPQRGACGRRRGRSRSRRAATSRPERVWPDGVIPFVIGGNFTGSQRAVFRQAMRHWEKHTCVTFLERTDEDSYIVFTYRPCGCCSYVGRRGGGPQAISIGKNCDKFGIVVHELGHVVGFWHEHTRPDRDRHVSIVRENIQPGQEYNFLKMEPQEVESLGETYDFDSIMHYARNTFSRGIFLDTIVPKYEVNGVKPPIGQRTRLSKGDIAQARKLYKCPACGETLQDSTGNFSSPEYPNGYSAHMHCVWRISVTPGEKIILNFTSLDLYRSRLCWYDYVEVRDGFWRKAPLRGRFCGSKLPEPIVSTDSRLWVEFRSSSNWVGKGFFAVYEAICGGDVKKDYGHIQSPNYPDDYRPSKVCIWRIQVSEGFHVGLTFQSFEIERHDSCAYDYLEVRDGHSESSTLIGRYCGYEKPDDIKSTSSRLWLKFVSDGSINKAGFAVNFFKEVDECSRPNRGGCEQRCLNTLGSYKCSCDPGYELAPDKRRCEAACGGFLTKLNGSITSPGWPKEYPPNKNCIWQLVAPTQYRISLQFDFFETEGNDVCKYDFVEVRSGLTADSKLHGKFCGSEKPEVITSQYNNMRVEFKSDNTVSKKGFKAHFFSEKRPALQPPRGRPHQLKFRVQKRNRTPQ; the protein is encoded by the exons CTGCCTTTCTTGGGGACATTGCCCTGGACGAAGAGGACCTGAGGGTCTTCCAGGTACAGCAGGCTGCGGATCTCAGACAGCACACAGCTCGTAAGTCCTCCATCAAAGCTGCAG TTCCAGGAAACATTTCTACCCCCAGCTGCCAGAGCACCAACGGGCAGCCTCAGAGGGGAGCCTGTGGGAGACGGAGAGGTAGATCCCGTAGCCGGCGGGCGGCGACGTCCCGACCAGAGCGTGTGTGGCCCGATGGGGTCATCCCCTTTGTCATTGGGGGAAACTTCACTG GTAGCCAGAGGGCAGTCTTCCGGCAGGCCATGAGGCACTGGGAGAAGCACACCTGTGTTACCTTCCTGGAGCGCACCGACGAGGACAGCTATATTGTGTTCACCTATCGACCTTGCGG GTGCTGCTCCTACGTGGGTCGCCGCGGCGGGGGCCCCCAGGCCATCTCCATCGGCAAGAACTGTGACAAGTTCGGCATTGTGGTCCACGAGCTGGGCCACGTCGTCGGCTTCTGGCACGAACACACTCGGCCAGACCGGGACCGCCACGTTTCCATCGTTCGTGAGAACATCCAGCCAG GGCAGGAGTATAACTTCCTGAAGATGGAGCCTCAGGAGGTGGAGTCCCTGGGGGAGACCTATGACTTCGACAGCATCATGCATTACGCTCGGAACACATTCTCCAG GGGCATCTTCCTGGATACCATTGTCCCCAAGTATGAGGTGAACGGGGTGAAACCTCCCATTGGCCAAAGGACACGGCTCAGCAAGGGGGACATTGCCCAAGCCCGCAAGCTTTACAAGTGCCCAG CCTGTGGAGAGACCCTGCAAGACAGCACAGGCAACTTCTCCTCCCCTGAATACCCCAATGGCTACTCTGCTCACATGCACTGTGTGTGGCGCATCTCTGTCACACCCGGGGAGAAG ATCATCCTGAACTTCACGTCCCTGGACCTGTACCGCAGCCGCCTGTGCTGGTACGACTATGTGGAGGTCCGAGATGGCTTCTGGAGGAAGGCGCCCCTCCGAG GCCGCTTCTGCGGGTCCAAACTCCCTGAGCCTATCGTCTCCACTGACAGCCGCCTCTGGGTTGAATTCCGCAGCAGCAGCAATTGGGTTGGAAAGGGCTTCTTTGCAGTCTACGAAG CCATCTGCGGGGGTGATGTGAAAAAGGACTATGGCCACATTCAATCGCCCAACTACCCAGACGATTACCGGCCCAGCAAAGTCTGCATCTGGCGGATCCAGGTGTCTGAGGGCTTCCACGTGGGCCTCACATTCCAGTCCTTTGAG ATTGAGCGCCACGACAGCTGTGCCTACGACTATCTGGAGGTGCGCGACGGGCACAGTGAGAGCAGCACCCTCATCGGGCGCTACTGTGGCTATGAGAAGCCTGATGACATCAAGAGCACGTCCAGCCGCCTCTGGCTCAAGTTCGTCTCTGACGGGTCCATTAACAAAGCGGGCTTTGCCGTCAACTTTTTCAAAG AGGTGGACGAGTGCTCTCGGCCCAACCGCGGGGGCTGTGAGCAGCGGTGCCTCAACACCCTGGGCAGCTACAAGTGCAGCTGTGACCCCGGATACGAGCTGGCCCCAGACAAGCGCCGCTGTGAGG CTGCCTGTGGCGGATTCCTCACCAAACTCAACGGCTCCATCACCAGCCCAGGCTGGCCCAAGGAGTACCCCCCGAACAAGAACTGCATCTGGCAGCTGGTGGCCCCCACCCAGTACCGCATCTCCCTGCAGTTTGACTTCTTTGAGACAGAGGGCAATGAT GTGTGCAAGTACGACTTCGTGGAGGTGCGCAGTGGACTCACAGCCGACTCCAAGCTGCATGGCAAGTTCTGTGGTTCTGAGAAGCCCGAGGTCATCACCTCCCAGTACAACAACATGCGCGTGGAGTTCAAGTCCGACAACACCGTGTCCAAAAAGGGCTTCAAGGCCCACTTCTTCTCAG AAAAGAGGCCAGCTCTGCAGCCCCCTCGGGGACGCCCCCACCAGCTCAAATTCCGAGTGCAGAAAAGAAACCGGACCCCCCAGTGA